Proteins from a genomic interval of Gossypium hirsutum isolate 1008001.06 chromosome A09, Gossypium_hirsutum_v2.1, whole genome shotgun sequence:
- the LOC107890324 gene encoding aluminum-activated malate transporter 8 — protein MDIDSTAQDKARLFAGAWGRVKALPGKLKAKVTSTAKSIKKLGQDDPRRLTHSLKVGLALTLVSLLYYARPIYDGFGVSGMWAVLTVVVVFEFTVGGTLSKSLNRGFATFLAGALGLGADYFASLFGKNGEPIVLGILVFLLAAAATFSRFFPRIKARYDYGVLIFILTFSLVAVSGYRVNELVVLAHQRLSTIIMGGATCMLISIFVCPVWAGEDLHKAIASNLEKLATYLEGFGGVYFQSSEIDGMGTGKSFPQGYKSILNSKSSEESLANFARWEPGHGRFRLRHPWKHYLKIGALARQCAYQIEAINGCIGSDHIHGSEEFKGKIEGSCTRMSAECGKTLKALAKSMKTMTDPYSSANTHVENSKAAMKDLKFALKAASLENADLAAILPAATVGSILVEIVKCVEKISEAVHELSQLAHFEKETVEPTVSPEKPPQLLHRGIIQPVLDGDSTANDNVVITIHEIISTDSPENGKACDQHQVPKPGQKIEAL, from the exons ATGGATATTGATTCAACAGCCCAAGATAAAGCCAGACTTTTTGCGGGTGCTTGGGGCAGGGTTAAGGCCTTGCCTGGCAAATTGAAGGCCAAGGTTACATCAACAGCTAAGAGCATCAAAAAGCTTGGCCAAGATGACCCAAGAAGGCTTACTCACTCCCTGAAAGTGGGACTTGCTCTCACATTGGTGTCACTATTGTACTATGCTAGGCCTATCTATGATGGTTTTGGGGTGTCGGGAATGTGGGCGGTGCTAACAGTTGTGGTCGTATTTGAATTCACAGTGG GTGGAACTCTAAGCAAGAGTTTAAATAGAGGCTTTGCTACATTTCTCGCCGGTGCTCTTGGACTTGGAGCCGATTACTTTGCAAGTCTCTTCGGAAAGAATGGAGAACCCATTGTCCTTGGAATCCTTGTTTTCCTTTtag CGGCAGCAGCAACATTTTCAAGATTCTTTCCAAGGATCAAGGCAAGATATGATTATGGGGTGCTGATATTTATACTGACATTCAGTTTGGTAGCTGTTTCGGGGTACCGAGTTAATGAACTGGTAGTTTTGGCTCACCAACGACTCTCAACAATTATAATGGGAGGAGCAACCTGCATGCTTATATCTATATTTGTTTGTCCAGTATGGGCCGGTGAAGATCTTCACAAGGCCATCGCTTCCAACCTCGAAAAGCTTGCTACTTACCTTGAAG GATTTGGAGGTGTATATTTTCAATCCTCTGAAATTGATGGCATGGGCACCGGCAAGTCATTTCCTCAGGGATATAAAAGTATTCTCAACTCAAAGAGCAGTGAAGAATCTTTG GCAAATTTTGCAAGATGGGAACCTGGACATGGACGCTTTCGCCTCCGTCACCCATGGAAACACTATTTGAAGATTGGAGCCCTTGCCCGACAATGTGCATACCAGATTGAAGCTATTAATGGCTGCATCGGCTCTGATCATATCCAT GGATCAGAAGAATTCAAAGGTAAAATAGAAGGATCATGTACAAGAATGAGTGCAGAATGTGGGAAAACACTAAAAGCATTAGCCAAATCAATGAAAACAATGACAGATCCATATTCTTCAGCCAATACCCATGTGGAGAACTCCAAAGCTGCCATGAAAGACCTCAAGTTCGCCCTCAAAGCTGCTTCTTTAGAGAATGCAGACTTGGCAGCAATATTACCAGCAGCCACAGTGGGTTCGATCTTGGTTGAGATAGTGAAATGCGTTGAGAAAATATCAGAAGCAGTCCATGAACTTTCCCAACTAGCTCACTTCGAAAAGGAGACAGTGGAACCAACTGTTTCACCCGAGAAACCACCGCAGTTGCTTCATAGGGGAATAATCCAACCTGTTTTGGATGGTGATAGCACCGCCAACGATAATGTTGTTATCACAATACACGAAATTATATCCACCGATTCGCCAGAGAATGGGAAGGCTTGTGATCAGCATCAAGTGCCAAAGCCTGGCCAAAAAATAGAAGCACTGTAA
- the LOC107889445 gene encoding protein LEAD-SENSITIVE 1: MGLLSNRIDKKSLNPGDHVYSWRTAYIYAHHGIYVGNNTVIHFTRRGQEVGTGTVLDLILVSSGPAQSQLHCPTCTPPEEGNGVVSSCLDCFLAGGILYRFEYAVTPALFIAKARGGTCTLAVSDSDDLVVHRAKYLLENGFGCYNVFKNNCEDFAIYCKTGLLVLDHSVGRSGQAISIVGGPLAAVLSTPLRLVTTNIYGMAATAVGMYCASRYAADIGIRMDAVKVPVEDLTRRLATGLLQVIEPQPLAATAH, translated from the exons ATGGGACTGCTTTCTAACAG AATTGATAAGAAGAGCCTGAATCCAGGGGATCACGTTTATTCATGGAGGACTGCTTATATTTATGCCCATCACG GCATCTATGTTGGAAACAATACGGTCATCCATTTTACAAGACGTGGCCAAGAAGTTGGTACAGGAACTGTGCTTGATCTCATCCTGGTAAGCTCTGGACCAGCTCAATCTCAACTGCATTGCCCTACCTGCACTCCACCTGAAGAAGGTAATGGTGTTGTTTCCTCGTGCTTGGACTGCTTCCTTGCTGGTGGAATATTGTATCGTTTCGAGTATGCAGTCACCCCTGCTCTCTTTATTGCAAAAGCAAGAGGTGGAACCTGCACTCTTGCAGTCTCCGATTCGGATGATTTAGTGGTTCATCGAGCAAAATACTTGCTCGAAAATGGATTTGGTTGCTATAATGTATTCAAGAACAACTGTGAGGATTTTGCGATCTATTGCAAAACTGGGCTGCTTGTTCTGGATCATTCAGTTGGACGTAGTGGTCAAGCAATATCTATTGTAGGAGGCCCTCTCGCAGCTGTGTTGTCAACTCCGTTACGCCTTGTTACTACAAACATTTATGGCATGGCAGCTACAGCAGTTGGGATGTACTGTGCAAGTCGATATGCAGCTGACATCGGCATAAGGATGGATGCAGTGAAAGTTCCAGTGGAGGATCTTACGAGAAGACTGGCAACCGGCTTGCTTCAGGTGATTGAACCTCAACCTTTGGCAGCCACTGCCCATTAG
- the LOC107889442 gene encoding ribosome biogenesis protein NSA2 homolog isoform X2 yields the protein MIAKKNYAEKALMKKTLAMHEESSTRRKVDDEVQDGAIPAYLMDRENTTRAKVLSNTIKQKRKEKAGKWEVPIPKVRPVAEDEMFKVIRSGKRKTKQWKRMVTKCTFVGPGFTRKPPKYERFIRPSGLRFTKAHVTHPELKCTFNLDIIGVKKNPNGPMYTSLGVMTKGTIIEVNVSELGLVTPAGKVVWGKYAQVTNNPENDGCINAVLLV from the exons ATGATTGCCAAGAAAAATTATGCAGAGAAGGCCCTCATGAAGAAAAC ATTGGCCATGCATGAGGAATCGTCAACTAGGCGCAAGGTTGATGATGAAGTGCAAGATGGCGCTATTCCTGCATATCTTATGGATCGTGAAAACACCACACGTGCAAAG GTTCTCAGCAACACGATAAAGcaaaaaaggaaagagaaagcTGGAAAATGGGAGGTCCCTATACCCAAG GTAAGGCCTGTGGCAGAAGATGAGATGTTTAAGGTGATCAGATCTGGTAAACGAAAAA CTAAACAATGGAAGAGGATGGTCACAAAGTGCACATTTGTAGGACCTGGTTTTACAAGAAAACCTCCCAAATACGAGCGTTTTATCCGTCCGTCGGGATTGCGATTTACTAAAGCTCATGTTACACACCCTGAACTCAAATGCACCTTCAATCTTGACATCATTGGGGTGAAGAAAAATCCCAATGGTCCAATGTATACCTCTCTTGGTGTTATGACCAAAGGAACAATCAtcgag GTGAATGTAAGTGAATTGGGTCTGGTCACACCGGCTGGGAAAGTTGTTTGGG GAAAATATGCTCAAGTAACAAATAACCCAGAGAATGATGGTTGTATAAATGCAGTTTTGCTTGTGTAA
- the LOC107889442 gene encoding ribosome biogenesis protein NSA2 homolog isoform X1 produces MPQGDYIELHRKRHGYRHDFFEKKRKKEARQVHERSAKAQKALGIKGKMIAKKNYAEKALMKKTLAMHEESSTRRKVDDEVQDGAIPAYLMDRENTTRAKVLSNTIKQKRKEKAGKWEVPIPKVRPVAEDEMFKVIRSGKRKTKQWKRMVTKCTFVGPGFTRKPPKYERFIRPSGLRFTKAHVTHPELKCTFNLDIIGVKKNPNGPMYTSLGVMTKGTIIEVNVSELGLVTPAGKVVWGKYAQVTNNPENDGCINAVLLV; encoded by the exons ATG CCGCAAGGTGATTACATAGAGCTACACAGAAAGAGGCATGGTTATCGCCATGACTTCTTCGAGAAGAAGCGTAAGAAGGAAGCTCGCCAAGTTCACGAGCGTTCCGCTAAGGCTCAGAAg GCCCTTGGTATTAAGGGTAAGATGATTGCCAAGAAAAATTATGCAGAGAAGGCCCTCATGAAGAAAAC ATTGGCCATGCATGAGGAATCGTCAACTAGGCGCAAGGTTGATGATGAAGTGCAAGATGGCGCTATTCCTGCATATCTTATGGATCGTGAAAACACCACACGTGCAAAG GTTCTCAGCAACACGATAAAGcaaaaaaggaaagagaaagcTGGAAAATGGGAGGTCCCTATACCCAAG GTAAGGCCTGTGGCAGAAGATGAGATGTTTAAGGTGATCAGATCTGGTAAACGAAAAA CTAAACAATGGAAGAGGATGGTCACAAAGTGCACATTTGTAGGACCTGGTTTTACAAGAAAACCTCCCAAATACGAGCGTTTTATCCGTCCGTCGGGATTGCGATTTACTAAAGCTCATGTTACACACCCTGAACTCAAATGCACCTTCAATCTTGACATCATTGGGGTGAAGAAAAATCCCAATGGTCCAATGTATACCTCTCTTGGTGTTATGACCAAAGGAACAATCAtcgag GTGAATGTAAGTGAATTGGGTCTGGTCACACCGGCTGGGAAAGTTGTTTGGG GAAAATATGCTCAAGTAACAAATAACCCAGAGAATGATGGTTGTATAAATGCAGTTTTGCTTGTGTAA